The following coding sequences are from one Lemur catta isolate mLemCat1 chromosome 16, mLemCat1.pri, whole genome shotgun sequence window:
- the LOC123621928 gene encoding putative ankyrin repeat domain-containing protein 20A5, which produces MRRIFCFGRKKVGLPSSPSSNHGETRVGLEGEAGDSAFLQPWYHIREKDLSKIHQAASAGDLAKLERILSLKKKALDARDRKNRTALHLACASGYPKVVTILVDRKCNLNVPDSEKRTALIKAVQCQKEECASILLERGADPNHSDVYGNTALHYAVYHGNLSITEKLLSHGANIEAINKV; this is translated from the exons ATGAGGAGGATCTTTTGCTTCGGGAGAAAGAAGGTTGGgctgccctccagcccctccagcAACCATGGCGAGACCAGGGTGGGCCTGGAAGGCGAGGCTGGTGACAGCGCCTTCCTACAGCCATGGTACCACATCCGGGAAAAAGATCTCAGCAAAATTCACCAAGCTGCCAGCGCTGGTGACTTAGCGAAATTGGAGCGGATcctttcactgaagaaaaaggCCTTGGATgccagagacagaaagaacag GACTGCTCTCCATTTGGCCTGTGCCAGTGGCTATCCAAAAGTGGTTACTATCCTTGTGGACAGAAAATGTAATCTCAATGTCCCCGACAGTGAAAAAAGGACAGCTCTGATTAAG GCGGTACAATGCCAGAAAGAGGAGTGTGCCAGCATCCTGTTAGAACGTGGTGCGGATCCAAATCACAGTGACGTCTATGGCAACACAGCTCTTCACTATGCTGTCTATCATGGGAACCTGTCAATCACAGAAAAACTCCTTTCACATGGCGCAAATATAGAAGCAATAAACAAGGTATAG